From the Leptospira biflexa serovar Patoc strain 'Patoc 1 (Paris)' genome, one window contains:
- a CDS encoding WG repeat-containing protein, with translation MKKIRPFRKNNIFGRVNVPMQIELKTIISLFTVILCLGCETVSKFWDPVGCEASYKEEKLDFDSNQELRYFTSRNPRVSNLLLSPNQELLFSKDPLYLSYSISNGVKSILINLKTKEIYPPIEGRYHIISNGIFYSENVKENTLSIFRIPYQKILKMPNSFEPSQIYISGKLIRIKDNKGFGVINLEGHSIVLNHFDEIHLGLYESAPIIAVKGEDKYIYDREGNLLLMIRQNMANGDTIRNISKNGFLLYQKDSNWGVLDQNAKVIVSPKYESISNFSDGLAAVQLNDQWGYIDESGKVVVPIEYGYVSPIYKSIGRRRTKDTNECVLFASDGKEIIRYPSNENQAYENCSIFNTRTYIQLHTKTLRYFVKLGKEKWVEVDSAKEVEDITGDYIISKDGKYGMISFDERFFVPIVYDKIQYNQISKQYVLYQNGKSALYDVDGLAISSFLPGHVYSCDEGICLVQNPKTGKFGYFESGGKEIISMTLDYAEGISEGHAKISRDGKWELIDRQGKPVLRFPDHQFGSLSGGIFWRKQGSFYGYQNEKGDWVVEPMLDSYESISNGITIVSQNGKFGLLGNKGNWIVPPTWDHIKKDHLRENAYLFRLGERSGIAMFTNCD, from the coding sequence ATGAAAAAAATTCGACCATTCAGAAAAAATAATATTTTTGGTAGAGTAAATGTCCCAATGCAAATTGAATTGAAAACCATCATATCTTTGTTCACCGTCATTCTTTGTTTGGGTTGCGAAACGGTATCTAAATTTTGGGATCCCGTTGGTTGTGAAGCATCCTATAAAGAAGAGAAATTGGATTTTGATTCCAATCAAGAGTTACGTTACTTTACGTCACGTAATCCACGAGTCTCCAATTTATTATTAAGTCCAAATCAAGAACTTTTGTTTAGTAAAGATCCATTGTATTTGAGTTACTCAATTAGCAATGGGGTCAAATCAATCTTAATTAATTTGAAAACAAAGGAGATTTACCCTCCAATAGAAGGTCGTTATCATATCATTTCTAATGGTATTTTTTATTCTGAAAATGTAAAAGAGAATACTCTCAGTATATTTCGAATTCCCTATCAGAAGATTTTGAAAATGCCAAATTCTTTTGAACCTTCACAAATTTATATCTCTGGAAAACTGATTAGAATTAAAGACAATAAGGGATTCGGCGTAATCAATTTGGAAGGGCATTCAATTGTTCTCAATCATTTCGATGAAATTCATTTAGGATTATATGAATCGGCACCTATCATTGCTGTGAAAGGGGAAGATAAATACATATATGATCGTGAAGGAAATTTACTCCTCATGATAAGACAAAATATGGCTAACGGCGATACCATACGAAACATCAGTAAAAATGGATTTTTATTGTACCAAAAGGATAGTAATTGGGGAGTTTTGGATCAGAATGCAAAAGTCATTGTATCACCGAAATATGAATCCATTTCCAATTTTTCAGATGGACTTGCGGCAGTTCAGTTGAATGATCAATGGGGATACATTGATGAATCAGGGAAGGTAGTGGTTCCCATAGAGTATGGCTATGTTTCACCAATTTACAAATCAATTGGACGAAGAAGAACTAAAGACACCAACGAATGCGTTCTGTTTGCAAGTGATGGAAAAGAAATCATCCGATACCCTAGCAATGAAAATCAAGCTTATGAAAATTGTTCGATTTTTAATACAAGAACATACATTCAGCTCCATACCAAAACTTTACGTTACTTTGTTAAGTTAGGGAAAGAAAAATGGGTCGAGGTCGATTCAGCAAAAGAAGTAGAGGATATCACTGGAGATTATATCATTTCAAAAGATGGAAAATACGGAATGATTTCTTTTGATGAACGATTTTTTGTTCCGATAGTGTATGATAAAATTCAATACAATCAAATTTCAAAACAATACGTTTTGTATCAGAATGGCAAATCGGCCTTGTATGATGTTGATGGCTTGGCCATCTCTTCCTTTCTCCCGGGCCATGTGTATTCGTGTGATGAAGGCATTTGTTTGGTTCAAAATCCAAAAACTGGCAAATTTGGATATTTTGAAAGTGGCGGAAAAGAAATCATTTCTATGACTTTGGATTATGCTGAAGGTATTTCGGAGGGACATGCCAAAATTTCCAGAGATGGAAAATGGGAATTGATAGACCGCCAAGGAAAACCTGTCTTAAGATTTCCCGACCATCAATTTGGCAGTTTGAGTGGAGGAATTTTCTGGCGTAAACAAGGCTCGTTCTATGGGTATCAAAATGAGAAGGGGGATTGGGTTGTAGAACCTATGTTAGATAGCTATGAGTCCATTTCGAATGGAATAACAATTGTAAGTCAAAATGGAAAATTCGGGTTATTGGGAAATAAAGGAAACTGGATCGTTCCTCCGACTTGGGATCATATTAAAAAAGATCATTTAAGAGAAAATGCCTATCTCTTTCGCTTAGGAGAAAGAAGTGGAATTGCAATGTTTACAAATTGCGATTAA
- a CDS encoding HIT family protein, translated as MTCPICQAHKNPSEILFENEFWILRKANQNLDGYLYLEIKGHIESWNQLTMEQFEAYGRALHKGTELIESSHPEKIYMTAIAERVPHLHVHLIPRFKGQTPGIEHIAQATGPGFPKPM; from the coding sequence ATGACCTGTCCTATCTGCCAAGCCCACAAAAATCCTTCGGAGATTCTTTTTGAAAATGAATTTTGGATCCTAAGAAAGGCAAACCAAAACCTGGATGGTTATCTATATTTAGAAATCAAAGGCCACATTGAATCTTGGAACCAATTGACGATGGAACAATTTGAAGCCTATGGCCGAGCCCTCCACAAAGGAACGGAACTCATTGAGTCGAGTCACCCTGAAAAAATTTATATGACTGCCATCGCGGAACGAGTACCACATCTGCATGTACATTTGATCCCTCGGTTCAAAGGACAAACGCCTGGCATAGAACACATCGCCCAAGCAACAGGACCAGGTTTTCCGAAGCCTATGTAA
- a CDS encoding polyphosphate kinase has translation MIFKISLPFWFVILERHPTNQKPRSSISDLESLQERFFLLQRESASQKIAHIFVLEGFASSGKGSILQSLTIRLDPRKFKVYSPYVDQSEDRGYPFLWNFWKVLPRYGEFLFYLNTYYSRLAYLRSQKKISMSEYDHRLLSILNTERILSKDKIIVHKFFFHLSKKEQKKRLEEAKKKKKDWELSPYDKDQGEHYKRYFEIFDSILSSSRTIDSPWIVIASDKKEDSRLLVFEAILERLEETLHYDSKTNLQKINHGMELIP, from the coding sequence ATGATTTTTAAAATCTCGCTACCATTTTGGTTTGTGATTTTAGAAAGACATCCAACAAATCAAAAACCTCGTTCTTCGATCAGTGATCTGGAAAGTTTACAAGAAAGATTTTTCCTTTTACAAAGAGAGAGTGCGTCACAGAAGATTGCGCATATTTTTGTTTTAGAAGGGTTTGCTTCTTCAGGAAAGGGTTCCATCTTACAATCCTTAACCATACGACTTGACCCAAGAAAGTTCAAAGTTTATTCACCTTACGTTGACCAATCGGAAGACAGGGGGTATCCATTTTTATGGAATTTTTGGAAGGTTTTACCTCGTTACGGTGAGTTTCTCTTTTATCTCAATACATATTACAGTCGTTTGGCGTATCTTCGCTCTCAGAAAAAAATAAGCATGAGCGAGTATGACCACCGATTGTTGTCGATATTAAATACGGAACGTATCCTTTCGAAAGATAAAATCATTGTTCATAAATTTTTCTTTCACCTATCAAAAAAAGAACAAAAGAAACGTTTAGAGGAAGCTAAAAAAAAGAAAAAAGATTGGGAACTTTCCCCTTACGACAAAGACCAGGGAGAACATTACAAACGTTACTTTGAAATCTTTGATTCCATATTAAGTTCTTCTCGAACCATCGATTCTCCTTGGATCGTCATCGCAAGTGACAAAAAGGAAGATTCGCGACTTCTCGTTTTCGAAGCCATCCTGGAACGTCTCGAAGAGACCTTACATTACGATTCCAAAACCAATTTACAAAAAATCAACCACGGAATGGAACTCATCCCATGA
- a CDS encoding UDP-galactose-lipid carrier transferase produces MKPNVLRTRISNLNQLDLHQSLSSEEYQIQMKELKNKIRELTFLAKAKNKPVLFVFEGWDAAGKGGAIRRLTSEIDPRLFEVHNISAPNEEEIKHHYLWRFWNRIPKKGHIGIFDRSYYGRVLVERVEGFATESEWVRAYEEIFLFEEQLQSFGTIILKFWLHISSEEQLSRFEMRKNDPLKRWKLTEEDWRNRDKWHLYEEAANEMFQKTDSPKAPWVLVPANDKYHARVTVLEAVVQKLKEELG; encoded by the coding sequence ATGAAACCGAATGTCTTAAGAACTAGAATCTCAAACTTAAACCAATTGGATCTACACCAATCGCTTTCAAGCGAAGAATATCAAATCCAAATGAAAGAATTAAAAAACAAAATCCGTGAATTAACTTTTTTGGCAAAAGCCAAAAATAAACCTGTATTGTTTGTCTTTGAAGGATGGGATGCGGCAGGTAAGGGGGGAGCCATTCGTCGACTCACCTCAGAAATTGACCCACGTTTATTTGAAGTGCACAATATCTCCGCTCCTAATGAAGAAGAAATCAAACACCATTACCTTTGGAGATTTTGGAACCGAATTCCAAAAAAAGGTCATATTGGAATCTTTGATCGATCATACTACGGACGCGTGTTAGTGGAACGAGTGGAAGGATTTGCAACGGAATCAGAATGGGTTCGTGCCTATGAAGAGATTTTTTTATTTGAAGAACAACTCCAAAGTTTTGGAACCATCATTCTTAAGTTTTGGTTGCATATCAGTTCAGAGGAACAACTCTCCCGATTTGAAATGAGAAAAAACGATCCACTGAAACGTTGGAAACTCACCGAAGAAGACTGGCGTAACCGTGACAAATGGCATTTGTATGAGGAGGCAGCAAATGAAATGTTCCAAAAAACTGACTCACCGAAAGCCCCATGGGTTTTGGTGCCTGCCAATGACAAATACCATGCACGGGTAACTGTATTAGAAGCCGTTGTACAAAAGTTAAAAGAAGAATTGGGATAA
- a CDS encoding MarR family winged helix-turn-helix transcriptional regulator → MAKQKTSEPSQLKSHLGYHLRVVSNAVSHSFAKKLTNWDVTVAEWVILREMYSYKENSSPSIVAEFTGLSRGAVSKLIERLLQKGLVSREEAAIDRRYQEIKLTKEGRKLVPKLSEIADENDISYFSVLSQKEREELRKILSKLTTAHKLNLTPIE, encoded by the coding sequence ATGGCGAAACAAAAAACATCCGAACCAAGCCAATTAAAATCTCACCTTGGTTATCATTTGCGAGTTGTTTCCAATGCCGTTTCCCATTCCTTTGCAAAAAAACTAACCAATTGGGATGTGACAGTCGCAGAATGGGTCATCTTACGTGAGATGTATTCATACAAGGAAAATTCATCTCCGAGCATTGTTGCGGAGTTTACGGGTCTGAGTCGTGGTGCCGTTTCGAAGCTCATCGAACGATTGTTGCAAAAAGGCCTTGTGAGTCGAGAGGAAGCGGCAATTGACCGCCGATACCAAGAAATCAAACTCACAAAAGAAGGAAGGAAACTTGTCCCAAAGCTTTCCGAGATTGCCGACGAAAACGACATTTCCTATTTTTCTGTACTTTCACAAAAAGAAAGGGAAGAGCTTCGCAAGATTCTTTCCAAACTAACAACAGCACACAAGCTCAATTTAACCCCAATCGAATGA
- a CDS encoding DUF1398 domain-containing protein → MANLTTKLIEAQKLAMSLRPKVGGFLVLAEVLRLAGVTRNRWSLPSCQSVYHMKEGSVVQQGNPIVMGIHEIPKFDSEGLIRALRTDQEGKSSFPEFLKSAWEAGVIGYDVDFESRKVVYYGVNDESYMEEYPAVNLEV, encoded by the coding sequence ATGGCAAACCTAACAACAAAATTAATAGAAGCTCAAAAATTGGCGATGTCGCTACGTCCGAAGGTAGGTGGATTTCTAGTCCTTGCAGAAGTTTTGAGATTAGCGGGTGTTACGAGGAATCGTTGGTCCTTACCTTCTTGCCAGTCGGTTTACCATATGAAGGAAGGATCTGTGGTCCAACAAGGGAACCCAATTGTGATGGGAATCCATGAGATCCCAAAATTTGATTCTGAAGGTTTGATCAGAGCACTCCGCACAGACCAAGAAGGCAAAAGTTCATTTCCTGAATTCCTCAAATCAGCATGGGAGGCAGGTGTGATCGGTTACGATGTTGATTTCGAGAGTCGTAAGGTTGTTTACTATGGAGTGAATGATGAAAGTTATATGGAAGAATACCCTGCCGTGAATCTAGAAGTTTGA
- a CDS encoding NAD(P)H-hydrate epimerase: protein MKLIPLFTNQESKSMDSLAHTELGFSEQSLMGMAALSVFHANEDLWKTAESIWIVCGSGGNGGDGYALAHILFQEGYPVRVFQTSPNKNDAGKFYESLVQSSIGKTETIGNLNDFQTATESEDVDSVLLVDAILGTGFQNKVSKEITEAIFTINESEVFFYRLSLDTPSGWNPYGLGSSDTENQPFVFADSIEELGTRKWENVGYIYEKDNLIPRYYESIGFPIRTHLTNANFSNRYYLEKDPERAIQVLKRKNKDHKYSAGSALFYGGKEGMEGAILLSETAFSRLGGGISKIFSPSAKISQYVLKEDLSKMAMVSDFQTMEEDPFFSKIKTLVVGPGLSEFPKGLDGWKLREGLACILDAGAIPNPGTKLPIGDKILLTPHVGELNRMTGKTHHSVQEAYDTLLPFTKENQVYVLLKSFVSLLVCPDGSSYVWESPNPKLATMGTGDLLSGILARYLSLDLDLSIPEAVQLSLSFLDHSKDLEEPYPSAHQILKSLVELL from the coding sequence ATGAAACTCATCCCCCTTTTTACGAATCAAGAATCCAAATCCATGGATTCTTTGGCCCATACAGAACTTGGATTTAGTGAACAAAGTTTAATGGGAATGGCCGCCTTATCTGTGTTTCACGCCAATGAAGATTTATGGAAAACGGCAGAATCCATTTGGATTGTTTGTGGGAGTGGCGGAAACGGTGGTGATGGGTATGCTCTCGCTCATATACTTTTCCAAGAAGGATACCCAGTCCGAGTATTTCAAACTTCGCCAAACAAAAATGATGCTGGAAAATTTTACGAATCTCTTGTTCAGTCATCAATTGGAAAAACAGAAACGATTGGCAACTTAAACGATTTCCAAACCGCCACAGAATCAGAAGATGTGGATTCTGTTTTACTTGTCGATGCCATCCTTGGCACAGGATTCCAAAACAAAGTCTCAAAAGAAATAACCGAAGCCATTTTTACCATCAATGAATCCGAAGTCTTTTTTTATCGGCTTTCTCTGGATACGCCAAGTGGCTGGAATCCTTATGGACTGGGAAGTTCCGATACGGAAAACCAACCATTTGTTTTTGCTGATTCCATTGAAGAGTTAGGTACAAGGAAGTGGGAGAATGTGGGATACATTTATGAAAAAGACAATCTCATACCCAGATACTACGAATCCATTGGATTTCCCATTCGCACTCACCTTACAAATGCTAATTTTTCAAATCGGTATTATTTAGAAAAAGATCCGGAAAGGGCGATTCAAGTTCTCAAACGAAAGAACAAAGACCATAAATACAGTGCAGGATCTGCTTTGTTTTATGGTGGGAAAGAAGGAATGGAAGGAGCAATTTTACTATCAGAAACTGCCTTCTCTCGGTTAGGTGGAGGTATTAGTAAAATTTTCTCCCCTTCTGCAAAAATTAGCCAATATGTATTAAAAGAAGATTTATCCAAGATGGCCATGGTTTCGGATTTCCAAACCATGGAAGAAGATCCGTTTTTTTCCAAAATCAAAACCTTGGTTGTTGGGCCAGGCCTTTCCGAATTTCCGAAGGGATTGGATGGATGGAAACTTAGAGAGGGATTGGCTTGTATCTTAGATGCAGGAGCCATTCCGAACCCAGGTACAAAACTTCCCATCGGTGATAAAATCCTCCTCACACCCCATGTCGGTGAATTGAACCGTATGACAGGAAAAACCCATCACTCTGTCCAAGAAGCATATGACACACTCTTACCCTTCACGAAAGAAAACCAAGTGTATGTACTCCTCAAATCTTTTGTGAGTTTACTTGTTTGTCCCGATGGATCTTCTTATGTTTGGGAGTCTCCCAATCCAAAACTTGCTACGATGGGAACGGGTGATTTACTTTCTGGAATCCTCGCGCGCTATTTGAGTTTGGATTTGGACCTTTCTATTCCAGAAGCGGTGCAACTTTCTCTTTCCTTTCTCGACCATTCGAAAGACCTAGAAGAACCCTATCCGTCTGCTCACCAAATCTTAAAATCCTTAGTGGAGTTACTCTAA
- a CDS encoding LIC_12708 family protein, producing the protein MRTLYFSLLLFVSISCLRFRVENLKEEILFRIPLGATNETFEGVVVNQVLTNVPLTIPTSSNISALPDNKQAVIKLFDRNGRLDATIGNPDFKSVAGIPHYPFRFGGIGIVAMNEDGDLVVQNRISSKGMELPAGQENLYKTYSGAFSTQGTTVLPSFLVQITQKGVVKFMLGASGKNSEPFRYIEYILPGEGDKLFVYHRIAEEMRLSYFEEGELKGNLKESALDVFSSSDAKEYDITLDKLLPHPEGDYVLGSFSYDSKKDKRFKFRRIYRFHFDSKEVELLKEIQDPSEILFSIRNNGEFYIWETEDGGNSVRLQVHDKEGNHINNKRIPFSSPRGQWRETYTDAFDTIYSVRIRSGALEVYRWI; encoded by the coding sequence ATGAGAACCCTGTACTTCAGCCTCCTTCTCTTTGTTTCCATTTCTTGCCTCCGTTTCCGAGTGGAAAACCTCAAAGAAGAAATCCTCTTTCGCATCCCCCTTGGGGCCACCAATGAAACCTTTGAAGGAGTGGTGGTGAACCAGGTCTTGACCAATGTTCCCTTAACCATCCCTACTTCCTCCAATATCTCAGCACTTCCTGACAATAAACAAGCAGTCATCAAATTGTTTGACCGGAATGGAAGATTAGATGCAACGATTGGAAACCCAGACTTCAAATCAGTTGCAGGCATCCCCCACTACCCATTCCGCTTTGGTGGGATTGGGATTGTGGCAATGAATGAAGATGGAGATCTTGTGGTCCAAAACCGAATTTCTTCCAAAGGGATGGAACTCCCTGCCGGGCAAGAGAACTTATACAAAACCTATAGTGGCGCCTTTTCGACCCAAGGGACAACCGTATTACCTTCCTTTCTTGTGCAAATCACACAAAAAGGGGTCGTGAAATTTATGTTAGGAGCTTCTGGAAAAAACTCCGAACCATTCCGTTACATTGAGTACATCTTACCTGGTGAGGGTGACAAATTATTTGTTTATCACCGCATTGCAGAAGAAATGCGACTCTCTTATTTTGAGGAAGGGGAACTCAAAGGGAATCTAAAAGAATCCGCCCTTGATGTCTTTTCTAGTTCTGACGCCAAAGAGTATGACATCACCTTAGACAAACTCCTCCCCCATCCAGAAGGGGATTATGTTCTGGGATCGTTTAGTTATGATTCCAAAAAAGACAAACGGTTTAAGTTCCGAAGGATTTATCGTTTCCATTTTGATTCCAAAGAAGTAGAATTATTAAAAGAAATCCAAGACCCTTCGGAGATTTTATTTTCCATTCGCAACAATGGAGAATTTTATATTTGGGAAACAGAAGATGGAGGGAATTCAGTCCGTCTGCAAGTCCATGACAAAGAAGGAAACCACATCAATAACAAAAGGATTCCCTTTTCCAGCCCACGTGGGCAGTGGAGGGAAACGTATACGGATGCCTTTGATACCATTTATTCTGTGAGAATTCGCTCTGGTGCACTTGAAGTGTATCGTTGGATTTAG
- the rimP gene encoding ribosome maturation factor RimP, with translation MVYTEENIRELILRVLAPPLALFSLQVQNRKNHALIEIELDHLTDKTGSASLEDCETVSRRLKEELDQWGEEFDFTLQVSSAGAERVLRLPEDLIRFQGLLVKLEVPLESGKWDKRLYRLGPVSGDSVELTLYDRKTRHKKNQKSVSMPIAEIRKGNLYLEI, from the coding sequence TTGGTATATACCGAGGAAAACATCAGAGAACTGATTTTACGAGTTCTCGCTCCACCTCTAGCGCTTTTTTCGCTCCAAGTACAGAATCGGAAAAACCACGCCCTCATTGAGATAGAACTGGATCATCTCACAGACAAAACTGGCTCTGCTAGTTTGGAAGACTGTGAGACTGTATCTAGGAGACTCAAAGAGGAGCTGGACCAATGGGGAGAGGAATTTGATTTCACTCTCCAAGTCTCCTCCGCGGGAGCAGAACGTGTTTTACGTTTGCCGGAGGATTTAATTCGTTTCCAAGGACTTTTGGTAAAACTAGAAGTGCCGCTGGAATCAGGGAAATGGGACAAACGATTGTATCGTTTGGGACCGGTTTCGGGGGATTCCGTTGAGCTTACGCTTTACGATCGTAAAACTCGACACAAAAAGAACCAAAAATCGGTATCTATGCCCATCGCAGAAATACGAAAGGGAAATTTGTATTTAGAAATTTAA